The nucleotide sequence TTGGAGGAACTCATTTATTGGACCCATTTTCAGTTCATCCATTTCACCCTTTTTCTGAGCATCACCGATTTTCACCATCAACTTGTAAGtacatgcacatttaattttgaCTTGCCCatctcttaaattttttatctttttacaaTTCATTTAACTGCACTTAATTCTCTTGTACTAATTTTCagcttttgattattttttatttttttgtggatagcttttttgttttgagtctgcatatttttaaaactcctttaggctctgtttgtgagtttggaggggaagggaaaaTAGGGTTTTAGGGGGAAGAGAGTAGAGGAAAAACAgttaaatttttcatatttattgagAGAGTGATAAATGAATATTtatcattaatatattttagatttgagagttttttttttttttttttgaaggaaattttgaaagttttataacaacatagattagatttaaagaatttatttaATCTCTCATTCAATACAATTTTGGAGTTCCCTGAATTTGAGGGAATTTTGTGTTATGAAGAAAACAAACTCGTAAACAGAGTTTTAGGGTGTGTAAAAGGAGATTGTAGTGTAGGTTTTCTtggtttattattgttttccttGTTTTAAATCATGTACTTTGAAATTGGAATGATTCATGTGTTTCTCAAGCGATAAAACATTTATTAGAGTAGGTTTTCTTtgtttattattcttttcattgtttctcaaagaaaataattatgtttagcTCTTTGGTGGATATATTAATCTACCAAAATCTCTTAGATTCATCAGCTCAATGTTTATTAGTCTTAAATGGACATTTATACTTTTGTTGCAGGCACTTCCGAAAACATTTTCAGACAATTTAAAGAAGAAGTTACCAGAAAATGTGACCATTAAATGTCCTAGCGGAATTGTGTGGAATATAGGGCTGACAGCTAGAGGTGATACTGTTTACTTCACGAACAGTTGGCAACAATTCGTCAAAGACCACTCCTTGAAGGAAAATGATTTCCTTGTATTTAAGTACAATGGTGAATCACACTTTGAGGTTTTAATCTTTAATGGAAATAGTTTCTGTGAGAAGGCAGCGtcatattttgttcaaaaatgtGGACAAGCTCATAGTCCTTCTAGTGGCGGTGTTGAAGACATTTACTGGAGCTATTTCAAATTCACACATTTCACCCTATTGGTTCACACCAATTTTGAACGACATCTTGTTAgtatttctttcattcttttaaCCTTTAcctctttttctttccttccatgTTCCAcatgaatgaaaaataaaaacgaaaCCTTTCTAAAGTGTTCATATTTGGGTGTTGAGTGCATGCTGTTTTTCACcgtcatttttctattttttttttactatgcccacgttttaaatttttagctttttttaattcctttaaaTGCATTTAGTTCTTTTGAAGAAAGTTTGGAgcttttgatgatttttatttttaataatgagcTTTTGATTATTGGATacgctgttttttttttttttgcaatgattATTATATTCTATacatatttattgttgtttttaaataatGGGAACTGTGACATTAGTTGTAGATCTATTTTTTTCGTCTTCTTTCTTTCTAGTTTTGCTTTTGAGACACTTCATCATGAGTTTACATTGCAAGAGAGGAACCATGTTTTTGTGGCTATAGGTAAAGAAAAGGAAATGGATAAGGAGATTTTAGTGCAGTTTTTCTTGGTTTATTATTCTTTTCCTTGTTCGGCAAACACTATCTATGTAAATCATGTACTTGAGATGATTAATGGCTGTTTCTCAAGCAAATAATTATGTTTAGCTTTCCGATATATACATTAATCCGCAAATATCCCTCTTAGGCTCTCTTGAGCTTAATGTTTCTTATTCTCATTTGgaaatttatacttttattgCAGGCACTTCCTAAAACATTTTCAGACAATTTAAATAAGAAGTTGCCAGAAAATGTGACCCTTAAAGGTCCTAGTGGAGTTACATGGAATATAAGGCTGACAACTAGAGATGGCTTTGTTTACTTCGTGGACGGTTGGCAACAATTCATGAACGATCACTCGTTGAAAGCTAATGATTTCCTTGTCTGTAAGTACAATGGTGAATCACACTTCGAGGTTTTAATCTTTGATGGAGAAAGCTTCTGTGAGAAAGAAGCTTCTTATTTTGTCGAAAAATGCGGCCATGCTCAAACAGCACAAGGGGGTAGCAATGCATCGGAAACAAACAATTCTATTGAAGAAGTCGATACTGATTCTAATGGTGGTGATTCTCCTGAGCAGTTCACGGATGATGCAGTCCCTAAGACCACAGCTATTCAGTCTCCCTTCATACCAACTGGAAAAAGAAccaagaggagaagaagatcaCCAAAAGCTGCTGCTAATTGGGGTGCGAGAGCACATGCTTGGGTGACTTGTAACAAGCAACACCCAGGttaaaatatttctttcttttccattAACTTTTACGATATTAAATGGAACCCAGTCAATACGAATATCTAGTGTGTATCTATTTTGACTATGATAAATTCTGATTTATATTCATATTGAATCACTAGCTAAACTTAAAGTAgctaaccatttttttttggttaacttTGTATTACCAAccacttttcttttttcatttgatttatgaCTTGAATCATGTATTATTTTGATGTTCATACATGATGTATCGGCTTATAGTTTTGTTGTTATGTCACATGCTTTTACTTAAAAATGACATATCGGCCTagttcaaataaatcaatttttcacCACCTCTCTATATATATTCCTCTCTCCCATGTGTATTTCTCTCCCTATCTCTAGCTAGCTTGCCAACTAAGCACTTTTATCTCGagtgttgtcaaatatcggCCATGGCGGATTGCGGTGGTGGATTTTTTAACAACCGGCATGACCTATTTGTGAAGGATGACATAACCATGGTGTTTTGTGGTGGATATGGCGGTGCCTATGGGGATTTTTGGCTTTCCGTCATGGTCTGCCATCTGCCATCGATAATACTACTTCTCTTCATTTTGGCCTTTCCCTTAATGGCTCCTATTAAACTGTCTCTCAGTCAAGTAATCTCTGGTAACcttaatatcatcaacataaacaagaaCTACAATTAGTTTTCCTCCGTGTGAATGTTTGAACTATAGATTTTGATTTCCTTGACTTTTCTTATAGCCCAAGCACACCACTGCATTTGATTTCATTCTGGTTCtcaaaaatatgtattataACTCATCTGATCTTCCCTAGCAAACTGATACTTGTCTAGGGAAAAGTATTTTGCATTCAAATCCAGATATTCATAACAGAGCttatccttttatttttaactcaTGATTGAACTGTTCAATTCCTCAGAGGCAGCCAGCCCGCATAGAAGTGGGAAGGTAGACGACCATTGTATTCTCAGCGGAGCTTCACTGTCAAAGTCAACAGCACTTATTGAGGAAAAGATAGCCCAGTCATTTTCCTCCTCATttccatattttgttaaaataattaaagcCTTCAATGTCAGTGGTTCTCGTACTATTGTGAGTTGTTCcctttttgtgatttttaatataCCAATTGTCTTCAGTTCTGTGCAATTACAATGCTGTATTTCTCCAAGAAGTACCAATTGTTATTGTTATCATAGTTTCCGTTGcttaaaattttgtattgaacGATATTGCAATTTTAACTTTCCTTCTCCTCAAATGTTGCCTATTTAAAGTTTATTGGTCGTATCATTTGTTATGCAAAATTTTCTTCCTATTCACTGTGCTTGGCATTAACATTGAAGCTGTTGCTAATACTGATTTATAATTTGATATAATGCAGAATATGCCCTATCAATTTTCGACGGCGCATCTTCCAAACAGCGATACACcgatttttcttcaaaatttgaagGGAGAACACTGGCTTGTTAATTCTGTTACTAAAACTAAAATACATACAAGTCACTCTCTATGTGGAGGATGGATGGATTTTGTTCGTGGCAATAGCATAAAGGTTGGAGATGTCTGCATTTTCGAACTTATACAAGAGTGTGAATTTCGTGTTCGCATCATCGCTGAGGTTGGAAAAGATGGGCTAGTACTCCCTCGTTGAAAGACTAGCTTTTAGTATTCCAACACATGATAGTTTTCACATAGAAGAATAGAAAACTAACACATCATAAGGATCTTAGAATATATGATTCTCACATAATAAAGGTATTTAAATGACCTACCTTCACCCATGGTGATAGATACCAGATTCAACAATACTCCGAATctcttattcataaaaaataaaatactccgAATTTCAATTTATCTCTTTCTCGTTAGTTCTTTTCGTTCTTGATGGCAATAAGAAATGCAATTATACCACAAGTGTCATATGCATAACAATGCTGTTATTTGTCAATCATTTCAGTTAAGAACCTGCATGACCATTTCATAGCCTGTGTGACCATATCATTTAAGTTCAAccaagtttttattttcatgctcaattttctttttctttcttatttgctatttgaaccaaaTGCATTAAGTTGAAAGGCATAAGTGAAATCGATCTATATCAATTTTTTCTACAATGGATTGACTTGGCTGGTCGAGTTACTGAGCATGTTTGTTTAGgattatttaatgaaaaatcattttcttaaatatattattttcttaggctcttttatctttatattgaagtttttaaagataatcaaaactcttaaaaacatatgattataatgaaaaaaaattacagtagCTTTTGAGAAGTGATacgatttatttttttgacagaagaGAATTGATACGATTTTAATGACTGTTATGGATGGAAGAGAATCTTAGAAAAGTGTTTGtacgtttttttatttttttattttatttttatatacagTCTAAGCAATATACATTACATCAATGGAAAACACAAACTTGCCAATGTTCATAAACTCCATCTCTAGATGGGTATGAGGATCAATGCCTTCTGGCATAACAAACTTGCCAGTGGCATCTATGACCTATATGTCATCTCCAACCGTGATAGTCTTTATTCGACGAGGTTCCTACTACTGTAACCTTAGTTGCAATAATTCACAAGGTTTTGAGATGTGGAGTTCAGTTCATGCCATGCGTATCGCTCGTAATCTCCACTTTGATCATGTCATTTTCGAGATAGACTCTACCTTGTAATGAAACATctcttgaaaaagtttttttttttttgagcaaaggcAAAGTTAAGCCATTTCATTCATACTCAACGAA is from Medicago truncatula cultivar Jemalong A17 chromosome 1, MtrunA17r5.0-ANR, whole genome shotgun sequence and encodes:
- the LOC11419208 gene encoding putative B3 domain-containing protein Os03g0621600 isoform X2, coding for MEGTQNCVGSTKSLEELIYWTHFQFIHFTLFLSITDFHHQLALPKTFSDNLKKKLPENVTIKCPSGIVWNIGLTARGDTVYFTNSWQQFVKDHSLKENDFLVFKYNGESHFEVLIFNGNSFCEKAASYFVQKCGQAHSPSSGGVEDIYWSYFKFTHFTLLVHTNFERHLALPKTFSDNLNKKLPENVTLKGPSGVTWNIRLTTRDGFVYFVDGWQQFMNDHSLKANDFLVCKYNGESHFEVLIFDGESFCEKEASYFVEKCGHAQTAQGGSNASETNNSIEEVDTDSNGGDSPEQFTDDAVPKTTAIQSPFIPTGKRTKRRRRSPKAAANWGARAHAWVTCNKQHPEYALSIFDGASSKQRYTDFSSKFEGRTLAC
- the LOC11419208 gene encoding B3 domain-containing protein REM16 isoform X1 — encoded protein: MEGTQNCVGSTKSLEELIYWTHFQFIHFTLFLSITDFHHQLALPKTFSDNLKKKLPENVTIKCPSGIVWNIGLTARGDTVYFTNSWQQFVKDHSLKENDFLVFKYNGESHFEVLIFNGNSFCEKAASYFVQKCGQAHSPSSGGVEDIYWSYFKFTHFTLLVHTNFERHLALPKTFSDNLNKKLPENVTLKGPSGVTWNIRLTTRDGFVYFVDGWQQFMNDHSLKANDFLVCKYNGESHFEVLIFDGESFCEKEASYFVEKCGHAQTAQGGSNASETNNSIEEVDTDSNGGDSPEQFTDDAVPKTTAIQSPFIPTGKRTKRRRRSPKAAANWGARAHAWVTCNKQHPEAASPHRSGKVDDHCILSGASLSKSTALIEEKIAQSFSSSFPYFVKIIKAFNVSGSRTINMPYQFSTAHLPNSDTPIFLQNLKGEHWLVNSVTKTKIHTSHSLCGGWMDFVRGNSIKVGDVCIFELIQECEFRVRIIAEVGKDGLVLPR